The following coding sequences lie in one Streptomyces sp. NBC_00510 genomic window:
- a CDS encoding 5-dehydro-4-deoxyglucarate dehydratase: protein MTDAASLSARLDGLLFFPVTPFGPDGAVDLEVFRAHVRRGIEAGAGAVFACCGTGEFHALTPEEFRACVAAAVEESAGRVPVVAGAGYGTALALQFARLAEEAGADGLLAMPPYLVVADQAGLLRHYAALAEGTSLDVIVYQRDNAVLTPATVAELARIPRIIGLKDGVGDLDLMQRIISAVRSTVPDRDFRYFNGLPTAELTGLAYRGIGVTLYSSAVFCFAPEIALAFHRALTGGDDTTVNALLDGFYRPLVELRQQGRGYAVSLVKAGVRLRGLDVGEVRPPLSEPAPAHIKELAELIDRGLALLGED from the coding sequence ATGACCGATGCCGCCTCACTCTCCGCGCGCCTCGACGGCCTGCTGTTCTTCCCCGTGACGCCCTTCGGCCCGGACGGCGCCGTTGACCTGGAGGTCTTCCGCGCGCACGTGCGCCGCGGGATCGAGGCCGGAGCCGGGGCGGTCTTCGCGTGCTGCGGCACCGGCGAGTTCCACGCGCTGACGCCCGAGGAGTTCCGCGCCTGCGTCGCCGCAGCCGTCGAGGAGTCCGCGGGCCGGGTCCCCGTCGTCGCCGGCGCCGGCTACGGCACCGCCCTGGCCCTGCAGTTCGCGCGCCTCGCCGAGGAGGCGGGCGCCGACGGACTCCTCGCCATGCCGCCCTACCTCGTCGTCGCCGACCAGGCCGGACTGCTGCGGCACTACGCGGCGCTGGCCGAGGGCACCTCGCTCGACGTCATCGTCTACCAGCGCGACAACGCCGTCCTCACCCCCGCGACCGTTGCCGAACTCGCCCGCATCCCACGCATCATCGGCCTCAAGGACGGCGTCGGCGACCTCGACCTGATGCAGCGCATCATCAGCGCCGTCCGCAGCACGGTCCCCGACCGCGACTTCCGCTACTTCAACGGCCTCCCCACCGCCGAACTCACCGGCCTCGCCTACCGCGGCATCGGCGTCACCCTCTACTCCTCCGCGGTCTTCTGCTTCGCGCCCGAGATCGCCCTCGCCTTCCACCGCGCCCTGACCGGCGGCGACGACACCACCGTGAACGCCCTCCTCGACGGCTTCTACCGGCCCCTGGTGGAACTGCGCCAGCAGGGCCGCGGCTACGCCGTCTCCCTGGTCAAGGCCGGCGTCCGGCTGCGCGGGCTCGACGTCGGCGAGGTGCGCCCGCCGCTGTCCGAGCCCGCGCCCGCGCACATCAAGGAACTGGCCGAACTCATCGACCGCGGACTCGCCCTGCTCGGCGAGGACTGA